In one window of Pseudomonas putida DNA:
- a CDS encoding carbohydrate porin gives MLQLPKNPYPGLALTALLSGFSPSASADAPFANDSPWMFGDWGGTRTALQAQGYDFTFGYTGEMGSNLHGGFDHDRTARYSDQFTLGAHLDLQKILGWHDSEFQLTVTERHGQNISNDRINDPRVGGFTSAQEVWGRGETWRLTQMWIKQKYFDGALDVKVGRFGEGEDFNSFPCDFQNLAFCGSQVGNWVGGIWYNWPVSQWALRVKYNLADDLYAQVGVFEQNPSNLESGNGFKLSGSGTQGALMPIELVWTPRVNGLKGEYRAGYYYSNAKAQDVYKDGNGQPATLSGQAYRSSASKHGLWLGAQQQVTSRASDASRGLSLFANATMHDKKTNAIDNYVQAGVVYKGPFDARAKDDIGFALARVHVNPAYRKNARLANQANAVVDYDNPGFLPVQDTEYSAELYYGIHLADWLTVRPNLQYIRHPGGVSQVDDALIGGLKIQSSF, from the coding sequence ATGCTTCAACTGCCGAAGAATCCATACCCGGGCCTCGCCCTCACCGCCCTGCTCAGCGGCTTTTCGCCCAGCGCCAGCGCCGACGCGCCCTTCGCCAATGACTCACCCTGGATGTTCGGTGACTGGGGCGGTACCCGCACCGCACTCCAGGCGCAGGGCTACGACTTTACCTTCGGCTACACCGGCGAAATGGGCAGTAACCTGCACGGCGGTTTCGATCACGATCGCACCGCACGCTACAGCGACCAGTTCACCCTGGGCGCCCATCTGGACCTGCAAAAGATCCTCGGCTGGCACGACAGCGAATTCCAGCTGACGGTCACCGAACGCCACGGCCAGAACATCAGCAACGACCGGATCAACGACCCGCGCGTGGGAGGTTTCACCTCCGCCCAGGAAGTCTGGGGCCGCGGCGAAACCTGGCGCCTGACACAAATGTGGATCAAGCAGAAATACTTCGATGGCGCACTGGACGTGAAGGTCGGCCGCTTCGGTGAAGGCGAGGACTTCAACAGCTTCCCCTGCGACTTCCAGAACCTGGCGTTCTGTGGCTCGCAGGTGGGCAACTGGGTGGGTGGCATCTGGTACAACTGGCCGGTCAGCCAGTGGGCGCTGCGGGTGAAGTACAACCTCGCTGACGACCTATACGCGCAGGTCGGCGTCTTCGAACAGAATCCCTCCAACCTTGAATCCGGCAATGGCTTCAAGCTCAGTGGCAGCGGTACGCAAGGTGCGCTGATGCCGATCGAACTGGTGTGGACCCCAAGGGTCAATGGTCTGAAAGGGGAATATCGCGCCGGCTACTACTACAGTAATGCCAAGGCACAGGATGTTTACAAGGACGGCAACGGCCAACCGGCGACCTTGAGCGGCCAGGCTTACCGCAGCAGCGCCAGCAAGCATGGTCTCTGGCTCGGCGCCCAGCAGCAGGTGACCTCTCGCGCCTCGGACGCCTCGCGCGGGCTGAGCCTGTTCGCCAATGCAACGATGCATGACAAGAAGACCAATGCCATCGACAACTATGTTCAGGCAGGTGTGGTGTACAAGGGGCCCTTCGATGCCCGCGCCAAGGACGACATCGGTTTCGCCCTCGCCCGCGTGCACGTCAACCCCGCCTACCGCAAGAACGCGCGCCTGGCCAACCAGGCCAACGCTGTCGTCGACTACGACAATCCCGGCTTCCTGCCCGTCCAGGACACCGAATACAGCGCCGAACTCTACTACGGCATTCACCTGGCGGACTGGCTCACCGTGCGTCCTAACCTGCAGTACATCCGCCATCCGGGCGGGGTGTCGCAGGTCGATGACGCGCTGATCGGCGGCCTGAAGATCCAGAGCAGTTTCTGA
- a CDS encoding TonB-dependent receptor gives MLSKSLRLSPLAVALWLASSPSQAVELEPQVITANPLGNRQLAAPSTVLEGDDLLQQQHGSLGETLNKQPGVASTWFGPGASRPVIRGLDGDRIRILRNGVGALDASSLSYDHAVPLDPVTVERVEIVRGPAALLYGGNAIGGVVNTFDNRIPDSPIEGIHGAGELRYGGADTTRSSAGKLEAGDGNFALHLDANSRQFNDLRIPGYARSAKVRDADEPGSKHRLENSDGRQDGGAIGGSYHWDHGYAGLSYSRYDSNYGSVAEPGVRLDMQQDHYAFASELRDLEGPFSSVKVDAGYTDYQHREIEEGEVHTTFKNKGYEARIEARHQPIGPVEGVIGAQVSRNEFSALGEEAFVPHTDTDSLALFMLEQWQATERLNLSLGARLEHTRIDPDAKGNENFVGADKSTSFNAASLSSGAVYQLDPVWALAASLAYTERAPTFYELYANGAHVATGAYEVGDPNLNKEKAISGDLALRFDNGTHKGSVGVFYSHFRNYIGLIGSGNLREGHDHGDDDHDHDHDHDDGGIPEYLYQGVRARFYGIEAQDRWKLLENRYGSFALELSGDYTRAKNLDTGEPLPRIAPLRVGTGLLWELDRWQARVDVQHAASQHRKPDNEHGTDGYTTLGASVGYRFDIGQSQWLAFVRGENLTDQTVRYASSILRDIAPAPGRSVEVGLRTSF, from the coding sequence ATGTTGTCCAAGTCCCTGCGCCTCTCTCCCCTCGCTGTCGCCTTGTGGTTGGCGTCATCGCCCAGCCAGGCGGTGGAGCTCGAACCCCAGGTGATCACCGCCAACCCGCTCGGCAACCGCCAGCTCGCCGCCCCAAGCACCGTGCTCGAAGGCGATGACCTGCTGCAACAGCAGCACGGCAGCCTCGGTGAAACCCTCAACAAACAGCCCGGTGTCGCCTCCACCTGGTTCGGTCCAGGCGCCAGTCGCCCGGTGATCCGCGGCCTGGATGGCGACCGCATCCGCATCCTGCGCAATGGCGTCGGTGCCCTGGATGCCTCGTCATTGTCCTATGACCACGCCGTGCCGCTGGACCCGGTCACCGTCGAACGCGTCGAGATCGTCCGTGGCCCGGCTGCGCTGCTCTACGGCGGCAACGCCATCGGTGGTGTAGTCAACACCTTCGACAACCGCATTCCCGACTCGCCTATCGAAGGCATCCATGGCGCAGGCGAGCTGCGCTATGGCGGCGCCGACACCACGCGCAGCAGCGCCGGCAAGCTCGAAGCCGGTGACGGCAATTTCGCCCTGCACCTGGACGCCAACAGCCGTCAGTTCAACGACCTGCGCATCCCCGGCTATGCACGCAGCGCGAAGGTGCGCGACGCCGACGAACCCGGCAGCAAGCATCGCCTGGAAAACAGCGACGGCCGCCAGGACGGCGGCGCCATCGGTGGTTCCTACCATTGGGACCATGGCTATGCAGGCCTGTCCTATAGCCGCTACGACAGCAACTACGGCTCGGTGGCCGAGCCCGGCGTGCGCCTGGACATGCAACAGGACCACTACGCCTTCGCCTCGGAACTGCGCGACCTCGAAGGACCGTTCAGTTCGGTCAAGGTCGACGCCGGCTACACCGACTACCAACACCGCGAGATCGAAGAGGGCGAGGTCCACACCACCTTCAAGAACAAAGGCTATGAGGCGCGCATCGAAGCCCGCCACCAGCCCATCGGCCCCGTCGAAGGGGTGATCGGCGCCCAGGTCAGTCGCAACGAGTTCTCGGCGTTGGGTGAAGAAGCCTTCGTGCCGCACACCGACACCGACAGCCTGGCGCTGTTCATGCTCGAGCAATGGCAGGCCACCGAACGCCTGAACCTGAGCCTCGGCGCCCGCCTGGAGCACACCCGCATCGACCCGGATGCCAAGGGCAACGAGAACTTCGTCGGTGCCGACAAATCGACCAGCTTCAATGCCGCAAGCCTGTCATCGGGCGCGGTGTACCAGCTCGATCCGGTCTGGGCACTGGCGGCGAGCCTGGCCTACACCGAGCGCGCACCGACCTTCTACGAGCTGTATGCCAACGGCGCACACGTCGCCACCGGCGCCTATGAAGTCGGCGATCCGAACCTGAACAAGGAGAAGGCAATTTCCGGCGACCTGGCACTGCGCTTCGACAACGGCACGCACAAGGGCAGTGTCGGCGTGTTCTACAGCCACTTTCGCAACTACATCGGCCTGATCGGCAGCGGTAATCTGCGTGAAGGGCATGACCATGGTGACGACGACCATGACCATGATCATGACCACGACGACGGCGGGATTCCTGAGTACCTTTATCAGGGCGTGCGTGCGCGCTTCTATGGTATCGAGGCCCAGGATCGCTGGAAGCTGCTGGAGAACCGCTACGGCAGCTTCGCCCTGGAGCTGTCCGGCGACTATACCCGCGCCAAGAACCTCGACACCGGCGAGCCACTGCCACGCATCGCCCCGCTGCGGGTGGGCACCGGCCTGCTGTGGGAGCTGGATCGCTGGCAGGCGCGCGTGGACGTGCAACACGCCGCCTCGCAGCACCGCAAGCCGGACAACGAACACGGGACCGACGGCTACACCACCCTCGGCGCCAGCGTCGGCTATCGCTTCGACATTGGCCAGAGCCAGTGGCTGGCGTTCGTACGTGGCGAGAACCTGACCGACCAGACCGTGCGCTACGCCAGTTCCATCCTGCGCGATATCGCGCCGGCACCGGGACGTAGTGTCGAAGTCGGGCTGCGCACCAGCTTCTGA
- a CDS encoding VF530 family DNA-binding protein: MSTAQHNALHGKTLEQILTELVAHYQWQGLAERIDIRCFKSDPSIKSSLTFLRKTPWAREKVEQLYIKLSRKA; this comes from the coding sequence ATGAGCACGGCCCAACACAACGCACTGCACGGCAAGACGCTGGAGCAGATCCTCACCGAGCTGGTGGCCCACTACCAATGGCAGGGGCTGGCCGAGCGCATCGACATCCGCTGCTTCAAGAGCGACCCGAGCATCAAGTCGAGCCTGACCTTCCTGCGCAAGACGCCCTGGGCGCGGGAAAAGGTCGAGCAGCTGTACATCAAGCTGTCACGCAAGGCTTGA
- a CDS encoding Pr6Pr family membrane protein yields MPRPWLTLAALLGWTGLAVQLYLVLLARWQEQASLIGGMVNLFGYFTVLSNTLVATVLSHAAFGRETAARRWFLTPAVSSGVLVSIVLVAVAYSLLLRHLWQPEGWQWLADELLHDVMPLVFVLYWCLAVPKGRLRLWHLVAWSLYPLVYFLFTLWRGHEIGVYPYPFVDVASLGYGRVLINALAVLAGFWGIGLLVIGVDRWWGRVKG; encoded by the coding sequence GTGCCGCGTCCCTGGCTGACCCTGGCCGCCCTGCTCGGCTGGACGGGGTTGGCGGTGCAGTTGTATCTGGTGCTGCTGGCGCGCTGGCAGGAGCAGGCCAGCTTGATCGGTGGCATGGTCAATCTGTTCGGCTATTTCACCGTGCTGAGCAACACCCTGGTGGCCACGGTACTGAGCCATGCGGCGTTCGGCCGTGAGACGGCGGCGCGGCGCTGGTTCCTGACGCCGGCGGTGAGCTCCGGTGTGCTGGTCAGTATCGTGCTGGTGGCAGTGGCCTACAGCCTGCTGCTTCGGCACCTGTGGCAACCCGAGGGTTGGCAGTGGCTGGCCGACGAACTGTTGCACGACGTGATGCCGCTGGTGTTCGTGCTGTACTGGTGCCTGGCGGTGCCCAAGGGGCGCTTGCGGCTATGGCACCTGGTCGCCTGGAGCCTGTACCCGCTGGTGTATTTCCTGTTTACCTTGTGGCGGGGGCATGAGATCGGGGTCTACCCCTATCCCTTCGTCGATGTGGCGAGCCTGGGGTATGGGCGGGTGCTGATCAATGCACTGGCGGTGTTGGCGGGGTTCTGGGGGATCGGGTTGCTGGTGATCGGGGTGGATCGGTGGTGGGGGCGGGTGAAGGGATGA
- a CDS encoding siderophore-interacting protein: MSDTIHRVNHEIRQRRLQVLRVTDLTPRMRRITLGGAELAGFTSLGTDDHVKVLFGCTPEEQQAIDARNLGRDGGVRPTMREYTPRRIDLDALELDIDFVLHGDGPASTWAAQAAPGQHLDIAGPRASMVVPDIFDSYLLIGDETAIPAIARRLEEMPAGRQVLAVIQIEDEQERQPLPSKAQVEVIWVRRQAEDLLGLVKNLTLPQGRLYGWVALEKGLTRQAKALLLEKGVAEDALKAAAYWRAEGSADDE, encoded by the coding sequence ATGAGCGACACCATTCATCGCGTCAACCACGAGATCCGCCAACGCCGTCTGCAGGTGCTGCGGGTCACCGACCTGACCCCGCGCATGCGCCGTATCACCCTGGGCGGTGCGGAACTGGCAGGCTTCACCAGCTTGGGCACGGACGACCACGTCAAGGTGCTGTTCGGCTGCACGCCCGAGGAGCAACAAGCGATCGACGCCCGCAACCTGGGCCGCGACGGCGGCGTACGGCCGACCATGCGCGAGTACACGCCGCGGCGCATCGACCTGGACGCCCTGGAGCTGGACATCGACTTCGTCCTGCATGGCGACGGCCCTGCCTCGACCTGGGCTGCCCAGGCCGCGCCGGGCCAGCACCTCGATATCGCCGGCCCACGCGCGTCGATGGTGGTGCCGGACATCTTCGACAGCTACCTGCTGATCGGCGACGAAACCGCCATCCCCGCGATTGCCCGACGGCTCGAGGAGATGCCGGCCGGACGCCAGGTGCTGGCGGTCATCCAGATTGAGGATGAACAGGAGCGCCAGCCGCTGCCGAGCAAGGCGCAGGTGGAGGTCATCTGGGTACGTCGGCAGGCAGAGGACCTGCTCGGCCTGGTGAAAAACCTGACGTTGCCGCAGGGCCGGCTGTACGGCTGGGTAGCGCTGGAGAAGGGCCTGACCCGGCAGGCCAAGGCTTTGCTGCTGGAAAAGGGCGTGGCCGAGGATGCGCTCAAGGCAGCGGCTTACTGGCGCGCAGAGGGCAGTGCGGATGATGAGTAG
- a CDS encoding PadR family transcriptional regulator, producing the protein MRDHAPHDPFERRPGRGERGPRVFAPGDLKLLMLSMLAEQPGHGYDLIRQIEGLFDGSYSPSPGVIYPTLNFLEEAELISGQIQGSKRLYVITEVGRQSLAEQAVALDGVRMRIELSKRALRGHDRPPEINEAVGNLRHALHMHSGRWTPEEIERVRGLLNDTARAIAGGPTDSVQEKTP; encoded by the coding sequence ATGCGTGACCACGCCCCCCATGATCCTTTCGAGCGCCGCCCCGGTCGCGGTGAGCGCGGCCCGCGGGTCTTCGCCCCTGGCGATCTGAAACTGCTGATGCTGTCGATGCTCGCCGAGCAACCCGGCCACGGCTATGACCTGATTCGTCAGATCGAAGGGCTATTCGATGGCAGCTACAGCCCCAGCCCCGGGGTGATCTACCCGACCCTCAACTTTCTTGAGGAAGCCGAGCTGATCAGTGGCCAGATTCAGGGCAGCAAGCGCCTCTATGTCATCACCGAAGTCGGTCGCCAATCACTCGCCGAACAAGCCGTCGCCCTCGACGGCGTACGCATGCGCATCGAGTTGAGCAAGCGCGCCTTGCGCGGACATGACCGTCCACCAGAGATCAACGAGGCAGTCGGCAATCTGCGCCATGCCCTGCACATGCACAGCGGTCGCTGGACACCCGAGGAAATCGAGCGGGTGCGCGGCCTGCTCAACGACACGGCCAGGGCCATCGCAGGCGGGCCGACCGATTCCGTTCAGGAGAAAACCCCATGA
- a CDS encoding transglycosylase domain-containing protein, with amino-acid sequence MGALWQSEQTRTEAPEAPLAEPPQPKPPRQRRLWWRLIILIVLVAMVAVGFAVYDEVQSSDLQSREFSRLASTLTYSLERGPSDAIVYPGDGPFDKRLGYSALGQFLPRLLKRDYLISEQVRFSPALMRYVDHGLFVPYVEKIQAGLSITDCRGDTLYQYHYPQHLYDDFASIPPVIVNSLLFIENRDLLDSKDPQNNPAVDWPRFAKAAYSQVAKYLALPGQSAGGSTLATQLEKYRHSPDGLTVNGAEKIRQMISASVRAYQGGPDTTEARQRIVRDYLNSVPLSAVPGHGEVHGMAEGLRVWYGADFAEVNKALTSTETDAQSMAARGLALREVLSLIIAQRRPSHYLSKGRVELAELTDSHIRVLAANGIIDRPLADAALASKAVYRDWVAQPTIVPIITNKGISLARNRLAAMLNRPLYDLDRLDLSATSTLQADLQTQVSQYLKNLADPEFAAQMGLIGERLLTSKTTDQVSYSFTLFERTADGSRVRVQTDSTNQPFDINEGSKLELGSTAKLRVLTTYLEIVAELHDKYAGKPVAELKKVEVADLDRITQWSLEWLMLNSKNQNLDAMLDAALERKYSANTGEAFFTGGGMHVFNNFRKEDNGRNPTLKDALRESINLPFIRLMRDLVRYVTYQQPYNREPLLKDDADPRRQEYLARFADREGTNYLMRFWRKYQRKTSQQRLDTFLDSMRVTPQRLAAVHRYLFPEAGQETFNAFVRAHSAKDKAAMAKLNDGRLSEMYAAYGPGKYDLPDQGFIAKVHPLDLWLLGYLLKNPGATPTEMVNASRFERQEVYSWLFKSRHQGARDSRIRTMVEIEAFLDIHQRWKRVGYPFDHLVPSLATAIGSSGDRPAALSELVGIIQNDGVRLPTLRIDTLHFAAGTPYETKLISDPDRGQRILKVEVARALKGAMSQVVDAGTARRISGSFKLHDGTLLVMGGKTGTGDNRLQSYGAGGRLIGSRSLNRTATFVFFLGDNHFGTLTAFVPGRTAESFKFTSALPVQVLKGMAPILMPYLEPGNPNECKAPQLAMH; translated from the coding sequence ATGGGCGCACTGTGGCAATCGGAACAGACCAGAACGGAAGCACCCGAAGCACCTCTGGCCGAGCCACCACAGCCGAAGCCACCTCGTCAGCGTCGGTTGTGGTGGCGACTGATCATCCTGATCGTGCTGGTGGCCATGGTGGCGGTGGGCTTTGCCGTCTATGACGAGGTGCAGAGCTCGGACCTGCAATCGCGTGAATTCAGCCGCCTGGCCAGTACCCTCACCTACTCGCTGGAGCGCGGACCGAGCGACGCGATCGTCTACCCAGGCGACGGCCCCTTCGACAAACGCCTGGGCTACAGCGCCCTGGGCCAGTTCCTGCCGCGTCTGCTCAAGCGCGACTACCTGATCAGCGAGCAGGTGCGTTTCTCCCCGGCACTGATGCGCTATGTCGACCACGGCCTGTTCGTGCCCTACGTCGAGAAGATCCAGGCCGGCCTGTCGATCACCGACTGCCGCGGCGACACCCTCTACCAGTATCACTACCCCCAGCACCTGTACGACGACTTCGCCTCGATCCCACCGGTGATCGTCAACAGCCTGCTGTTCATCGAGAACCGCGACCTGCTCGACAGCAAGGACCCGCAGAACAACCCGGCGGTAGACTGGCCACGCTTCGCCAAGGCTGCCTACAGCCAGGTCGCCAAGTACCTGGCCCTGCCCGGCCAGTCGGCGGGCGGCAGCACCCTGGCCACACAACTGGAAAAATACCGGCACTCGCCGGACGGCCTGACGGTCAATGGCGCCGAGAAGATCCGCCAGATGATTTCTGCCAGCGTGCGCGCCTACCAGGGCGGGCCTGACACCACCGAGGCGCGCCAGCGCATCGTGCGCGACTATCTGAACAGCGTGCCGCTCTCGGCGGTACCCGGGCACGGTGAAGTGCACGGCATGGCCGAAGGGCTGCGGGTCTGGTACGGCGCCGACTTCGCCGAGGTGAACAAGGCGCTCACCTCGACGGAAACCGACGCCCAGAGCATGGCCGCTCGTGGCCTGGCCCTGCGTGAAGTGCTGTCATTGATAATTGCCCAGCGCCGACCTTCGCACTACCTGTCCAAAGGCCGCGTCGAGCTGGCCGAGCTCACCGACTCGCATATCCGCGTGCTCGCCGCCAACGGCATCATCGATCGCCCGCTGGCCGACGCCGCGCTGGCCAGCAAGGCGGTGTACCGCGACTGGGTGGCTCAGCCGACCATCGTGCCGATCATCACCAACAAGGGCATCAGCCTGGCCCGTAACCGCCTGGCAGCCATGCTCAACCGCCCGCTGTACGACCTCGATCGCCTCGACCTCTCCGCCACCAGCACCCTGCAAGCCGACTTGCAGACCCAGGTCAGCCAGTATCTGAAGAACCTCGCCGACCCCGAGTTCGCCGCGCAGATGGGCCTGATCGGCGAGCGCCTGCTGACCAGCAAGACCACCGACCAGGTCAGCTACAGCTTCACCCTGTTCGAGCGCACCGCCGACGGCTCGCGGGTTCGGGTGCAGACCGACAGCACCAACCAACCGTTCGACATCAACGAGGGCAGCAAGCTGGAACTGGGTTCGACCGCCAAGCTGCGAGTGCTGACCACCTACCTTGAAATCGTCGCCGAGCTGCACGACAAGTACGCCGGCAAGCCGGTAGCCGAGCTCAAGAAAGTGGAGGTAGCCGACCTGGACCGCATCACCCAGTGGTCACTGGAATGGCTGATGCTGAACAGCAAGAACCAGAACCTCGACGCCATGCTCGACGCCGCGCTGGAGCGCAAGTACTCGGCCAATACCGGCGAGGCATTTTTCACCGGTGGTGGCATGCACGTGTTCAACAACTTCCGCAAGGAGGACAACGGCCGCAACCCGACCCTCAAGGACGCATTGCGCGAGTCGATCAACCTGCCGTTCATCCGCCTGATGCGCGACCTGGTGCGCTACGTCACCTACCAGCAACCCTACAACCGCGAACCACTGCTCAAGGATGACGCCGACCCGCGCCGCCAGGAGTACCTGGCGCGCTTCGCCGACCGCGAGGGCACCAATTACCTGATGCGCTTCTGGCGCAAGTACCAGCGCAAGACCTCCCAGCAACGCCTGGACACCTTCCTCGACAGCATGCGCGTCACCCCCCAGCGCCTGGCGGCGGTGCACCGCTACCTGTTCCCCGAGGCCGGCCAGGAAACCTTCAACGCCTTCGTCCGCGCGCACAGCGCCAAGGACAAGGCCGCCATGGCCAAGCTCAACGACGGCCGCCTTTCTGAAATGTACGCCGCCTACGGTCCAGGCAAGTACGACTTGCCCGATCAGGGTTTCATCGCCAAGGTCCACCCTCTGGACCTGTGGCTGCTCGGCTACCTGCTGAAAAACCCTGGCGCCACCCCCACCGAGATGGTCAACGCCAGTCGCTTCGAGCGTCAGGAGGTGTACAGCTGGTTGTTCAAGAGCCGTCACCAGGGCGCCCGTGACAGCCGCATCCGTACCATGGTCGAAATCGAGGCGTTTCTCGACATCCACCAGCGCTGGAAGCGCGTCGGCTACCCCTTCGATCACCTGGTACCGTCACTGGCCACGGCCATTGGCAGCTCGGGCGACCGCCCTGCGGCGCTGTCCGAACTGGTAGGCATCATCCAGAACGATGGCGTACGCCTGCCGACCCTGCGCATCGACACCTTGCACTTCGCGGCCGGCACCCCCTATGAAACCAAGCTGATCAGCGACCCCGACCGCGGCCAACGAATCCTCAAGGTGGAAGTGGCGCGGGCCCTGAAAGGCGCGATGTCGCAGGTGGTCGATGCCGGTACCGCGCGGCGTATTTCCGGCAGCTTCAAGCTGCACGACGGTACCTTGCTGGTGATGGGTGGCAAGACCGGGACGGGTGACAACCGCCTGCAGAGCTACGGCGCCGGCGGACGGCTGATCGGCTCACGCTCGCTGAACCGCACTGCCACCTTCGTGTTCTTCCTCGGCGACAACCACTTCGGCACGCTCACCGCCTTCGTGCCGGGACGCACGGCGGAGTCGTTCAAGTTCACCTCGGCCCTGCCCGTGCAGGTACTCAAGGGTATGGCGCCGATTCTCATGCCATACCTGGAGCCGGGAAACCCCAATGAATGCAAGGCGCCGCAACTGGCGATGCATTGA
- a CDS encoding FMN-binding glutamate synthase family protein: protein MSLSLLSRYAVFAACVLFTLASLPFLHHEWLWPFTLTTAVLSLIGLFDLLQKRHAVRRNYPILGNIRYLVEGIRPEIRQYLLESDSDALPFSRAQRSLVYARAKNEASDKPFGTLIDVYQSGFEFIGHSMRPAPLADPTGFRITVGGPQCSQPYSASIFNISAMSFGSLSANAIRALNEGARLGNFAHDTGEGSISPYHREHGGDLVWELGSGYFGCRTADGRFDPARFAEQAANPQVRMIEIKMSQGAKPGHGGILPKHKVTQEIADTRGIVMGEDCISPSRHSAFSTPIEMMQFIAQLRELSGGKPVGFKFCLGHPWEFMGIAKAMLETGILPDFIVVDGKEGGTGAAPVEFTDHIGVPLREGLLFVHNTLVGLNLRDKIKLGASGKIVSAFDIASVLAIGADWANSARGFMFAIGCIQSQSCHTNKCPTGVATQDALRQRALVVPDKAQRVLNFHHNTLRALAEMLAAAGLEHPAQLEAKHLVRRISATEIKLFSQMHVFLKPGELLTGEVDGQFYSRMWQLARADSFEPHSEAAA, encoded by the coding sequence ATGAGTCTGTCACTCCTCAGCCGTTACGCCGTGTTCGCCGCCTGCGTGCTGTTCACCTTGGCCAGCCTTCCCTTCCTGCACCACGAATGGCTGTGGCCCTTCACCCTGACCACCGCCGTGCTCAGCCTGATCGGCCTGTTCGACCTGCTGCAGAAACGCCATGCGGTACGCCGCAACTACCCGATTCTGGGCAATATTCGCTACCTGGTCGAAGGCATTCGCCCGGAGATCCGCCAGTACCTGCTCGAATCCGACAGCGATGCCCTGCCCTTCTCCCGCGCCCAGCGCTCGCTGGTGTACGCCCGCGCCAAGAACGAAGCCTCCGACAAACCCTTCGGCACCCTGATCGATGTGTATCAGTCGGGTTTCGAGTTCATCGGCCACTCCATGCGCCCCGCACCACTGGCCGACCCGACAGGTTTCCGCATCACCGTCGGCGGCCCGCAGTGCAGCCAGCCTTACTCGGCATCGATCTTCAACATCTCGGCCATGAGCTTCGGTTCGCTCAGTGCCAACGCCATCCGCGCCCTCAACGAAGGTGCCCGGCTCGGCAACTTCGCCCATGACACCGGCGAAGGCAGCATCAGCCCCTACCATCGCGAGCACGGTGGCGACCTGGTCTGGGAACTGGGCAGCGGCTACTTCGGCTGCCGTACCGCGGACGGACGCTTCGACCCCGCGCGCTTCGCCGAGCAGGCCGCCAACCCACAGGTGCGGATGATCGAAATCAAGATGAGCCAGGGCGCCAAGCCCGGCCACGGCGGCATCCTGCCCAAGCACAAGGTGACCCAGGAAATCGCCGACACCCGCGGCATCGTCATGGGCGAGGACTGCATCTCGCCGTCTCGCCACAGCGCGTTCTCCACGCCCATCGAGATGATGCAGTTCATCGCCCAGTTGCGTGAGCTGTCCGGCGGCAAGCCGGTGGGCTTCAAGTTCTGCCTGGGCCATCCGTGGGAATTCATGGGCATCGCCAAGGCCATGCTGGAAACCGGCATCCTGCCCGACTTCATCGTCGTCGACGGCAAGGAGGGCGGTACCGGCGCCGCGCCCGTGGAGTTCACCGACCACATCGGCGTACCCCTGCGCGAGGGCTTGCTGTTCGTGCACAACACCCTGGTTGGCCTGAACCTGCGCGACAAGATCAAGCTCGGCGCCAGTGGCAAGATCGTCAGTGCCTTCGACATCGCCAGCGTGCTGGCTATCGGCGCCGACTGGGCCAACTCTGCACGCGGCTTCATGTTCGCCATCGGTTGCATCCAGTCGCAGAGCTGCCACACCAATAAGTGCCCGACCGGCGTTGCCACCCAGGACGCCCTGCGCCAGCGCGCACTGGTGGTGCCCGACAAGGCCCAGCGGGTGCTCAACTTCCACCACAACACCCTGCGCGCCCTGGCCGAAATGCTGGCCGCTGCAGGCCTCGAGCATCCCGCGCAACTGGAGGCCAAGCACCTGGTGCGGCGTATTTCCGCCACCGAGATCAAGCTGTTCTCGCAGATGCACGTGTTCCTCAAGCCCGGCGAACTACTGACCGGCGAGGTGGACGGGCAGTTCTACTCGCGGATGTGGCAGTTGGCGCGCGCCGACAGTTTCGAGCCGCACAGCGAAGCCGCAGCCTGA
- a CDS encoding type B 50S ribosomal protein L31 yields the protein MKAGIHPEYRPVLFHDTAADVFFLIGSTVETDRTQVHSDGQTYPYVALDVSSASHPVYTGQQRKTTVEGRVAGFNKRFAGFAAKA from the coding sequence ATGAAAGCAGGTATCCATCCCGAATATCGTCCCGTGCTGTTCCACGACACGGCGGCGGATGTGTTCTTTCTGATCGGATCGACCGTGGAAACTGATCGCACCCAGGTTCACAGCGACGGCCAGACCTATCCCTACGTGGCGCTGGATGTGTCCAGTGCATCGCACCCGGTCTACACCGGGCAGCAGCGCAAAACGACTGTCGAAGGGCGAGTGGCCGGGTTCAACAAGCGTTTTGCAGGGTTTGCCGCGAAGGCTTAG